GTTTGGAGGTGTGGTCTTGACACCGGTGTTTACACCCTCTGCAGACGCGTAGAACTCGGGCTCATCGCCGCAATCAAATCCGGGAAGTGTTGCGCCCCAGATATTGCCACTGATGTTTGACAGTGCGACCTCGGTATACGCACCAGCAGAACTGCTGCGGTAATAGAGCTTCTCTGTGCCGGAAACGATGGTGTCGTTCCCCGGATCGATCTTCACCTGCACGTCAACCGGTGTGCCCGGAGCGACGAGGCTGGGAACGCTGCCGCTCAGAGACACAAACAGCGCCGCTGGCGCACCAGCAGCACCGGTAGCAACGAGTGCGAAGTCAGCATCAACGGCTGATGTTTCGGTGTGAGCGTCCTGGACAATCTCGTCGCCGATGACTTCCACAACCCACTGGCCAGCGACAGGGTTCTGCACGAACACGTTCTCGACAGTGTCCTTGGTGTTGCTGGAGCCGCCAGGGGTTGACCAGTTGCTCGCTGTCAGACCGTTGTTGCCCCAGAAGACATCACCATTCGGTGCACTGACGCGCAGGGAAAGGTCGTTGATGCGGTGCTGATTTGAGCTTGTTGTACCCATCGGGTCCGCATAGCACAATGTCACATTGAACTGAGGTTCACCTGATGCAACATCAAAGAAATAGACCTTGGTTTCGCCGTTGACGATGACATCGGTCTCATCGATGAAGTTGAACTTTGTGCGTGCGTTGTAGAGATTAGTGAGGTCAGCCATACCCCAGCCCTGCACGTTTCGATTGATATCGCCGTTGGGGCCGCCAGAGAGCCAGTTGTAGCGGTATGCGGTATTGATCATGATGGCCTTGGCTGTGGTCATCTTCGGTCTGCTGTCAAAGACAGTGCTGCCGCCGCCGCCGTTGGGGATAACGCCCTCGTGCCAGATCTGGTGGAACAGACCAAACATGCCCGCTGTGACAGGCGTTGCATTGGATGTTCCATTGAATGTGCCGTATCCGGTCGGTGATGTCGAATAGGTTGTGAACGAGTCATCGTAGAATGCGGCAAGATCGGGCTTGATACGACCATCCTCTGCCGGTCCAATCGATGCGCCGCCAGACCAGTGGTCATCAGCACGTGTCAGAGTATCTTCTGGATAGAAACCACCAACAGACACGATGTTCTTCGCCCACGCCTGTGGACGCGACATCTGTGTGCCGGAGTTCGACTGCGACTGTGTCGACAGCAATCCGTGCAGGAAGAGATAATCATCTGTTTCCGCAGTGATGGTGGAATACTCGAGATTGCGCGGGCTACCGACGGACGATGTCTGGAAGACAGCGCGATACGGACCATTCGGATCGACTGATTCTGCTGTGAGATCATGGCGAGGCTTTGCACCACCGAACTGGGTGACCTGAGAGTACTGTGCGAAGATGCCCTGCTCATTGTCGGGCATGAATCCGCGAGCAAGCGGGTTGCCTGTGCCTGTGCCAAAGTTCACACCATAGCATGCGTTGCCGTGCGAATCAGCAACTGGCGTGCCGTGCATCAATGGTGGCTGTGGACTCTGGAAGTCGACGTGGTTTGCGATGATGCCCGTGTCAAAGATCTCGCCGCGAACACCCTGACCTGAAAAGCCGAGTGTGTTCTCGATGAAGTTTGCACCGGTGATTTCGCGCGTCATATCCATGTCAGTTTCACCGGGACCCCATGGGTCCATGTAGTGAACCTCATTCATGGAAGCGAT
Above is a genomic segment from Phycisphaeraceae bacterium containing:
- a CDS encoding S8 family serine peptidase, translated to MVRNRLCTLGLSALSLVLIAGTAASADDYVGASTSGSVTSLTFNHGQQFHQTNNFVSNLRSIALPGSDFYVLWDETSSTGQMSHYYALSSDGNSINGRVHQTSYTVRLRYANFDPMTSTPALPDGLQAGANNDVYIVQFWGTPTQSVRDQIDQFGGEIYRFLSDHSFIVKLDANAKAQLQNQPYVRWIGDFHPAYKLSDSLLGIAAGAIDDDMPPMVSIEVFARGEEQQRKVASVLRNAGIEVSSLNGRGFRFQAALTSNLLTQIASMNEVHYMDPWGPGETDMDMTREITGANFIENTLGFSGQGVRGEIFDTGIIANHVDFQSPQPPLMHGTPVADSHGNACYGVNFGTGTGNPLARGFMPDNEQGIFAQYSQVTQFGGAKPRHDLTAESVDPNGPYRAVFQTSSVGSPRNLEYSTITAETDDYLFLHGLLSTQSQSNSGTQMSRPQAWAKNIVSVGGFYPEDTLTRADDHWSGGASIGPAEDGRIKPDLAAFYDDSFTTYSTSPTGYGTFNGTSNATPVTAGMFGLFHQIWHEGVIPNGGGGSTVFDSRPKMTTAKAIMINTAYRYNWLSGGPNGDINRNVQGWGMADLTNLYNARTKFNFIDETDVIVNGETKVYFFDVASGEPQFNVTLCYADPMGTTSSNQHRINDLSLRVSAPNGDVFWGNNGLTASNWSTPGGSSNTKDTVENVFVQNPVAGQWVVEVIGDEIVQDAHTETSAVDADFALVATGAAGAPAALFVSLSGSVPSLVAPGTPVDVQVKIDPGNDTIVSGTEKLYYRSSSAGAYTEVALSNISGNIWGATLPGFDCGDEPEFYASAEGVNTGVKTTPPNAPTSTYAYEIGTIATTTFYTQDFESGLPAGWNATGLWGIGTACPAGGSPCDGPNYAYYTQPGTCTFNTGAANSGSLTSAPIDLTGATAAELTFCYSLRTENNSSYDQFTVHANGQQLTQLSDSTNWTTATVDLSNFAGQMVTLEFRFDTVDSIQNDHEGPQIDGLVISTSMVECNGCYPDCDGSGSLNVFDYICFGNAYAANDPYADCDGSGSFNVFDYICFGNAYAAGCQ